The Vicinamibacterales bacterium genomic interval CGCCCGGCGTCGCGGTCGACTTCGCCAGCGTCCTGATCCGGCGCACGACTTCGTTGCCGGCGTCGATGTCGACGCCGGCGCGTTTGTAGTCCATCATTGCGCGGCGGGCTTCGCCCCGCCGCCTCCTCTGGCACCGTCCGCGTCGACCAGGCGGCCGGCCGGCGGCCTCGCGCGCCGGTTCGCGACGATCAGAATTCCAGCACCTGGATCAGCGCGTCGGCGGCCTTGCGATCCGGCGATCCCTCCGGCGCCTGCCAGTAGGCGCGCCGGACAGCGGCAAAGAACCGCTCTTCCTCGTAGTCCTCCTCGAGCATGTCGAACGCGTCGCGGAGCAGCAGCCCGCCCTCGCGCACGTCGCGGCGCGAGGCGAACAGCTTGAGGACGAGCGTCGTGTTGCGCAGCGCGACCGTGCCGAAGGCCAGCGCGATCGGCGAGCGCGCCGGATCGCGCGCCGGAATCCCGGCGTCGAGAAGCGCCGCGGCTGCCTCGGAGCGTCCCGACCCGGCCAGCGCGGCGAGCGCGCGCGAGCTGGCGCGCAGCAGGTCCTGGAAGCCGAGCTGCCGCCCGGCGAAGGTCATCGTGTCGACAACGAACTTCTCGTGCAGGTCGCAATTGAGTCCGAGCAGGCAGATGGCGGAGGCGACCGCCGGCTGCCGGACACGCGGGGCCGATTTCTGGAGATCCTGGAGCGTCTCGAGCGCGCGCTTGTCGCCGATCTTGCCCATCGCCAGGATGGCGTCCTCCTGCAGCGGTCCATCCTGCTTCGAGACCTGGATGATCGAGGTCAGGGCGTAGGCGGCATGGTAATCGCCCAGCGCCTCGATGACGGCGCTGCGATAGACGTCCTCGCCGCGCAGCACCAGCGCGTTGAGCGCGGTCTGGACGGCGGATTCGTCGCCATAGGCGGCCAGCGCACGGGTCAGCGCCGGCCTGACGAACTCGCCGTTCTCCGTTTCGAGCTTCTTGAGGAGCCGCGCCGACATCCCGCGCTCCTTGTTGTGCTCGAAGTACGCGTAGGCGACGGTGCGCAGCCGATCGTTCGGCTCGTCGAGCGCCGCCGCCATCACGTCGCGCGCGCGCGGGTCGTTGAAGCCGGAGACGAGCACCAGCGCCTTGAAGCGGACGTAGCCGTCGGCGTGGTTGGACGCGGCGTCGAGCAGCATCGGCACCGCCTGCGCCGGCTCCGCGCGGCGCACTGCCCGCGCCGCCGCCGTCCGCGTCGTATCGTCGAACTTGCCGAGATTGTCGATCGCGGCGTGGAGGTCGGAGGCTGGCGGATGGGTTGCGGCGGCCGAAGGTTTGGGGATGGGCTTCTGTGCGGAGCTGGCGGTTGGAACCTGGGAGTGGGCGCCCGCCGTCAGCCCGACGAGGGACGCGAGCAGCGCCGCGGCCGCTCTCACTCGACGACCTTCAGCGCCAGCTGCAGATAGGCTTGCTCGTCACGCGGCAGCGCCACCGGATACTGGCCCGTGTAACACGAGGTGCAGTACGACTGGCTGTCGGGGCGCACGGCGCGCAACAGCCCGTCGAGGCTCAGGTAGCTGAGGGTGTCGGCCTCGATGAAATCGCGGATCTGCTCCAGCGACTGGGTGGCGGCAATCAGCTCGGCACGGCTGGGCGTGTCGACGCCGTAGAAGCACGGCGAGATGGTCGGCGGACAGGCGATCCGCATGTGCACCTCGCGCGCGCCGGCGGCGCGGACCATCTTGACGATCTTGCGGCTGGTCGTGCCGCGGACGATCGAGTCGTCGATGAGCACGACGCGGCGCCCGTCGAGGATGCTCTTCACCGGATTGAGTTTGATGCGCACGCTGAAGTGGCGGATCGCCTGCTGCGGCTGGATGAAGGTCCGGCCGACATAGTGGTTGCGGATGAGCCCCATCTGCATCGGCACGCCCGAGTACTCGGCGAAGCCGGTGGCCGGGCAGACGCCGGAGTCGGGAATCGGGACGATGACGTCGGCCGGCACTCCCGATTCCTCGGCGAGGATGCGGCCGAGGGCCGTGCGCACCTGGTTGACGCTCTTGCCGAACACGTAGCTGTCGGGGCGCGCGAAGTAGACGTGCTCGAACACGCAGTGGGACAGCGGGGCCGGCGGAAACGGGTGCAGCGAGCGGATGCCGCCGTCGCTGATGATGATCAGCTCGCCTGGCTCGACGTCGCGGACGTAGGTCGCCCCGATGAGATCGAGCGCGCAGGTCTCCGAGCAGACGATGTAGGCGTCGCCGAGCCGGCCGAGCGCGAGCGGGCGGAAGCCGTGCGGATCGCGCGCCGCGATCAGCCGGTCCCTGGTCATCAGCACGAACGAGTAGGCGCCGGTGACCTGCGCGATCGACTCGACGAGCGCGTCCTCGATGGTGTGCTCGCGCGATCGCGCGTAGAGGTGCAGCACCACCTCGGTGTCGCTGCTGGTCTGGAAGATCGATCCCTCTTTGACCAGCCGGTCGCGCAGTTCGCGCGCGTTGACGAGGTTGCCGTTGTGGGCGATGGCGATCTGACCGTGCGCGCAATCGATCAGGATCGGCTGCGCGTTGAGCAGCCGGCTGTCGCCGGCCGTCGAATAGCGCGTATGGCCGATCGCGATGTGGCCGGGCAGCGACTCCAGCGCGCGCTCGTCGAACGCCTCGGCGACGTGGCCCATCGCGCGCGAGATGCGCATCTTGGTGCCGTCGGCCGACGCGATACCAGCGCTCTCCTGGCCGCGATGCTGGAGCGAATAGAGGCCGAGATAGGTCAGGTTGGCGGCCTCGGGGTGCCCGAAGATGCCAAAGACGCCGCACTCGTCTTTGAATTTATCCATCGTCACACGGGGGCTCCGGCCCCGATTCCCCACGCCGCATTCATGCGGCAGTACGTTTGAAGTACTGCTCGATGGCCGTCGACCAGAGGTGTTCGGCCTCCGACACGGCGACGTCGATCGCCGCCGCGCCGTCCACCGTGACTCTCAGGCGATCGCCGCCGGTTGTGCCGATCCGCCGTGCCGGCACGCCCGCGGCGGCGGCGCGCGCCAGGACGTCCTGTTCTTTCGACGCCTCAACCGACAGAACGATTCGCGAGGCGCTTTCGCTGAAGAAGGCAAAAAGCGAAGGAAGCGAAGGACACGAAGGAACGTCGACCGTGACGCCGAGGCCGCCGGTGTCGAAGCAGCACTCGGCCAGTGTAACGGCAATTCCCCCGTCCGACACGTCGTGCGCCGAGCGGACGAGGCCGTCGCCGATCGCGGACGTGACCAATCGGATGAGCGCCGCCTCGCGCCCCAGGTCGAGCTGCGGCGTGCTGCCGCGCACGAGGCCATGGATGGTCTTCAGGTATTCGCTGCCGCCGAGCTCGCCGCGATCCTCGCCGAGCAGAATCACGGCGTCGCCCGCCCCCTTGAAGACCCGCGACGTGACGCGCGACGCATCGTCGATCAGCCCGACGACGCCAATGACCGGCGTCGGATAGATGGCCTGCCCGTCGGTTTCGTTGTAGAGGCTGACGTTGCCGCCGGTGATCGGGATGTCGAGCCCGCGGCACGCGTCCGCGATCCCCTCGATGGCCTCCACGAGCTGCCACATGATCTCGGGGCGCTCGGGATTGCCGAAGTTGAGGCAGTTGGTCGCGCCGATCGGCACGCCGCCGGCGCACGCGACGTTGCGCGCCGCTTCGGCCACCGCGAGCATCGCGCCGAGGCGCGGATCGAGATAGCCGTAGCGGCCGTTGCCGTCGGTC includes:
- a CDS encoding HEAT repeat domain-containing protein; the encoded protein is MRAAAALLASLVGLTAGAHSQVPTASSAQKPIPKPSAAATHPPASDLHAAIDNLGKFDDTTRTAAARAVRRAEPAQAVPMLLDAASNHADGYVRFKALVLVSGFNDPRARDVMAAALDEPNDRLRTVAYAYFEHNKERGMSARLLKKLETENGEFVRPALTRALAAYGDESAVQTALNALVLRGEDVYRSAVIEALGDYHAAYALTSIIQVSKQDGPLQEDAILAMGKIGDKRALETLQDLQKSAPRVRQPAVASAICLLGLNCDLHEKFVVDTMTFAGRQLGFQDLLRASSRALAALAGSGRSEAAAALLDAGIPARDPARSPIALAFGTVALRNTTLVLKLFASRRDVREGGLLLRDAFDMLEEDYEEERFFAAVRRAYWQAPEGSPDRKAADALIQVLEF
- the purF gene encoding amidophosphoribosyltransferase, with the protein product MDKFKDECGVFGIFGHPEAANLTYLGLYSLQHRGQESAGIASADGTKMRISRAMGHVAEAFDERALESLPGHIAIGHTRYSTAGDSRLLNAQPILIDCAHGQIAIAHNGNLVNARELRDRLVKEGSIFQTSSDTEVVLHLYARSREHTIEDALVESIAQVTGAYSFVLMTRDRLIAARDPHGFRPLALGRLGDAYIVCSETCALDLIGATYVRDVEPGELIIISDGGIRSLHPFPPAPLSHCVFEHVYFARPDSYVFGKSVNQVRTALGRILAEESGVPADVIVPIPDSGVCPATGFAEYSGVPMQMGLIRNHYVGRTFIQPQQAIRHFSVRIKLNPVKSILDGRRVVLIDDSIVRGTTSRKIVKMVRAAGAREVHMRIACPPTISPCFYGVDTPSRAELIAATQSLEQIRDFIEADTLSYLSLDGLLRAVRPDSQSYCTSCYTGQYPVALPRDEQAYLQLALKVVE